A genomic region of Zea mays cultivar B73 chromosome 6, Zm-B73-REFERENCE-NAM-5.0, whole genome shotgun sequence contains the following coding sequences:
- the LOC100285022 gene encoding Acyl transferase 5: MASITVTRKSQSFVVPSSTPTPTTETLELSPIDRVPGLRHTVRSLHVFRRKDAAASAAHYDAAAAGRPAEVIRAALSRALVDYRPFAGRFVGSLYAGEASVECTDDGAWFVDAVTDCSLEDVNGLDYPLMVSEEELLPAPEEGVDPTSIPIMMQVTEFACGGFVVGLVAVHTLADGLGAAQFINAISEFARGVVKPTIAPIWARELIPNPPKMPPGPPPSFECFGFKHFVMDVAVNNIAHVKSEYFQTNGHYCSTFDVAIAKVWQARTRAIKYEPNFKVHVCFFANTRHLLTHVLPKVGGFYGNCFYPVTVTATAEVVASSRLLDVIRMIRDGKARLPLEFSRWSTGNVKVDPYQLTFKHNVLFVSDWTRLGFFEVDYGWGVPNHILPFTYADYMAVAVLGAPPSMKKGTRIMTQCVEEEHLVDFKAEMKAFF, encoded by the exons ATGGCGAGCATCACCGTGACAAGGAAATCCCAATCCTTCGTCGTGCCATCGTCCACGCCAACTCCGACGACCGAGACGCTCGAGTTGTCGCCCATCGACCGCGTTCCAGGCCTGCGCCACACGGTGCGATCCCTGCACGTGTTCCGCCGCAAGgacgccgccgcctccgccgcccaCTACGATGCTGCTGCCGCCGGCAGGCCGGCCGAGGTGATCCGCGCGGCGCTGTCCCGCGCGCTGGTGGACTACCGCCCGTTCGCCGGCCGTTTCGTCGGCTCACTGTACGCCGGGGAGGCGAGCGTTGAGTGCACCGACGACGGTGCGTGGTTCGTGGACGCTGTCACAGATTGCAGCCTCGAGGACGTGAACGGCCTCGACTACCCGCTTATGGTCTCCGAGGAAGAGCTGCTGCCGGCTCCAGAGGAAGGTGTTGACCCAACCAGTATTCCGATTATGATGCAG GTCACGGAATTTGCTTGTGGAGGATTTGTGGTGGGGCTAGTCGCAGTGCACACCCTTGCTGACGGGCTCGGTGCAGCTCAATTCATCAATGCAATTTCTGAGTTTGCCCGTGGAGTAGTTAAACCTACAATAGCACCTATATGGGCACGGGAGTTAATACCAAACCCACCTAAAATGCCTCCTGGGCCACCACCATCCTTCGAGTGCTTCGGGTTCAAACATTTTGTTATGGATGTGGCAGTTAACAATATTGCACATGTCAAGAGTGAATACTTTCAAACCAATGGACACTATTGCTCTACATTTGATGTTGCCATTGCCAAGGTTTGGCAAGCTAGGACAAGGGCAATCAAGTACGAACCAAATTTCAAGGTGCATGTTTGCTTCTTTGCCAACACTCGCCACCTCCTCACACATGTGCTACCCAAGGTTGGTGGCTTCTATGGAAATTGCTTCTATCCAGTGACTGTCACAGCAACTGCTGAGGTAGTTGCTAGTTCAAGATTGCTTGATGTGATTAGGATGATAAGGGATGGGAAGGCTAGGCTTCCTTTAGAGTTTTCCAGATGGTCCACGGGCAATGTGAAAGTAGACCCATATCAACTAACATTCAAGCACAATGTTCTATTTGTGTCCGATTGGACACGGCTTGGATTCTTTGAAGTTGACTATGGGTGGGGTGTACCAAACCATATCCTCCCTTTCACTTATGCAGACTACATGGCTGTAGCAGTTCTTGGAGCTCCACCGTCTATGAAGAAGGGGACTCGAATAATGACACAATGTGTCGAGGAGGAGCATCTCGTGGACTTCAAGGCCGAGATGAAAGCCTTCTTTTAG